In Pseudomonas sp. R76, one genomic interval encodes:
- the yfcF gene encoding glutathione transferase: MPPSPLRLYVDAQFTSPYAMSVFVTLREKGLAFDTLTLDLDAAHNQATDYAQLSLTQRVPTLVEGDFALSESSAICEYLDEVYPHTAVYPKDPKQRARARQVQAWLRSDLLPIRQERSTLVVFYGQKMPPLSSAAEVAAGKLIAAAQALLVGDQDYLFGEWSIADVDLAVMLNRLILNGDSVPAELVAYARRQWQRPSVQAWVNLQRPAL; the protein is encoded by the coding sequence ATGCCCCCGAGCCCGTTACGCCTCTATGTGGATGCCCAGTTCACCAGCCCCTACGCCATGTCCGTGTTCGTGACCCTGCGTGAGAAAGGCCTGGCGTTCGACACGCTCACCCTCGACCTGGACGCCGCACACAACCAGGCCACCGACTACGCCCAACTGTCCCTGACCCAGCGCGTGCCGACGTTGGTGGAGGGCGACTTTGCACTGTCGGAATCTTCGGCGATCTGCGAATACCTGGACGAGGTGTATCCCCACACAGCGGTCTACCCGAAAGACCCAAAGCAGCGGGCGAGGGCGCGCCAGGTGCAGGCGTGGTTGCGCAGCGATTTGCTGCCGATTCGCCAGGAGCGCTCGACGCTGGTGGTGTTCTACGGCCAGAAGATGCCGCCATTGTCTTCTGCGGCCGAAGTGGCGGCGGGCAAGTTGATCGCTGCGGCGCAAGCGTTGCTGGTAGGTGATCAGGACTACCTGTTCGGCGAGTGGTCGATTGCCGACGTGGACCTGGCGGTGATGCTCAATCGCTTGATCCTCAACGGTGACAGCGTACCGGCCGAGTTGGTCGCCTATGCCCGGCGTCAGTGGCAGCGGCCGTCCGTGCAGGCATGGGTCAACCTGCAACGCCCGGCGTTGTAA
- a CDS encoding GntR family transcriptional regulator → MNTLSSDARLPLYQRLRDHLVEQIANNRWRPGEAIPTEAVLSAEYELSTGTVRKAVDALVSEGILERQQGRGTFVRRPQFQSSLFRFFRFQGPSGERQVPESRILSIESLAAPSAVSEALGLAPDAQVIRIVRTRLLEVQPLLAEEIWLPRTRFQALLDIDLAQQGPLLYPIYESVCGQVVASAEETLTAEAVNDVYARLLQVPVHSPVVVIERLARDYAGQPLEWRRSRGHAEHFRYRVDIR, encoded by the coding sequence ATGAATACGCTGTCCAGTGATGCCCGCCTGCCGCTTTATCAACGCCTGCGCGACCACTTGGTTGAGCAGATCGCCAACAATCGCTGGCGCCCCGGTGAAGCCATCCCGACTGAAGCGGTGCTGTCCGCCGAGTACGAACTGTCCACCGGCACCGTACGCAAGGCGGTGGATGCGCTGGTGAGCGAAGGCATCCTTGAGCGTCAGCAGGGCCGCGGTACGTTTGTGCGCCGGCCGCAATTTCAATCCTCGCTGTTCCGGTTTTTCCGCTTTCAGGGCCCCTCTGGCGAACGCCAGGTGCCGGAGAGCCGCATCCTTTCGATTGAATCCCTGGCCGCGCCCTCGGCGGTGAGTGAAGCATTGGGCCTGGCGCCCGACGCACAGGTGATTCGCATCGTGCGTACACGGTTGCTGGAGGTGCAGCCGCTGCTGGCCGAAGAAATCTGGCTGCCGCGCACGCGTTTCCAGGCCTTGCTCGACATCGACCTGGCGCAGCAAGGGCCGTTGCTTTATCCGATTTATGAAAGTGTTTGCGGGCAAGTGGTGGCCTCCGCCGAGGAGACCCTCACCGCCGAAGCCGTCAACGATGTGTACGCGCGCCTGTTGCAGGTGCCGGTGCACAGCCCGGTGGTGGTGATTGAACGGCTGGCCCGCGATTACGCCGGGCAACCGCTGGAGTGGCGACGCTCGCGTGGGCATGCCGAGCACTTCCGTTACCGCGTGGATATTCGCTGA